A part of Diachasmimorpha longicaudata isolate KC_UGA_2023 chromosome 11, iyDiaLong2, whole genome shotgun sequence genomic DNA contains:
- the LOC135167244 gene encoding F-actin-monooxygenase Mical isoform X2, with amino-acid sequence MDHGHQGGRKQLAVSPEVAMANEVFDQFCNATTLKSILGHFRHLCDLLNMRSNTFPQFYPKFKSKLRSWKAQALWKKFDQRANHKCYNRGKACPNTRVLIIGGGPCGLRAAIEAQLLGAKVVVIEKRDRMSRNNVLHLWPFVIQDLRGLGAKKFFGKFCAGSIDHISIRQLQCILLKVALILGVEFHEGVSFESLVPPPEAQEEGKIGWRTKTTPSDHPVSQYEFDVLIGADGKRNTLEGFKRKEFRGKLAIAITANFINKRTEAEARVEEISGVAFIFNQKFFKELYQDTGIDLENIVYYKDDTHYFVMTAKKHSLIDKGVILQDHADTAKLLAKENVDRDALMLYAREAADFSTQYQMVDMEFAVNHYGQPDVAMFDFTSMYAAENASRVIERHGHRLLMTLVGDSLLEPFWPTGSGCARGFLSSLDACWAIKSWSAQHSPLEVLAERESIYRLLGQTTPENLNRDYAAYTLDPHTRYPNLNPRSVSTVQVRGLLETDDPESLKQPPVQPSVELPKKRRRRDTQIHPDTLLHWLQKQVVLYDAVQITDMTSSFKDGLAICAIIHRYRPDLIDFYSLKSEEVEKNNQLAFDVLEKELGIAPIMNGEEMAHCDVPDKLPMFSYLTQLYEAFHGEIPHIKHPKLEPEADERPLYDKQLAQLTSEQKVHLIGRLAKHETAGRARHSRSSRHNNENVQAMGDKKTDGSLGRRSRKRRSNEKMGASVEERQKRLEDIANNRIERMKRRQFLRKMATQQFYKSLQMLQANAKREKDDGPFEDYSIYLYRQTAADFKDRVKELEQKILYPDREPKMALQYKGNMDEDFSGRIKNMEDKLRGATPTDKKPRDLLRAIGKIEKTDWNVKEIEKKIEENKMSRGARQDRERVPKWSREQFLARQIKMEKKGKDPNEPESKYTEIDNTLKSMDRKIKDGNVLGHNKVSAMAEQFANKNQDNEPKVQRSNSKAAIVLPTQGGSETCHFCDKRVYLMERLTTEGKFFHRGCFRCEYCSTSLRIGNHTFDREKNGGRFYCTQHFGLPGTMKTRLDKKKVPLLNKENIPDSSGKIKTTPEKSQTLKPPLDGVAGLDLLDRGQTPERIEFENLAEMSDAEEAHSQMDEDEWTDRNFGASAAEMGSSDDISDMSDSDDDNEIYEEAIDQPLTTEGTIELAKNWTLRYSTNPHGSGANSDTGSNEYEDSSDDYTSEDEESGTATEDEDEARARELRKQEVWVKVPPRESDDTETGSETEVASDESSSEECQENSATEISTDSEFEHDGTTPTQHEIPEITINDCFVRKTRGQYVEPKKVQVKSRMISPVNGNVKNEEPNSPINKTNMENLSKTVIRPTTLSPMPLINPRKGDYLLNRTHSTEGIASKLSLELKKKYLLGGSVLGGSVMKSGSTSNVDTKLRNFTDSISQHQKLLNPAPVPSPTMQAFLQGTNKLHSTSNIPLSPISTKPKQLISSVEKPKDPELPPTPLPDLLKETNIMKSKTDPNILRTRILSYSKNPEGKIDEAKIEDEKDKILEKILDDLQSPEVNEENGDCRPRSPLHETSIVVPQVDWSKTAKDKNDDSTDDSEMDSDSLSSSETDVNEEDKKELIRGKLSPPRLQIHSTDGDLLLDEEIERYREPEDAMNFEPDSIECILNVREEEKSEHSDSIKSDPWARPREDDNKTPTVEIEAINNNLKRLDLTETNQQVSNCSSPSSVASSISKHDDSFENDLTTAALTETEFSEWARDGDGLVSADLKDTEFDMSLASKKPKYKFNYEGTARIAKEEDLTDIEQWSENYSKKIERAFNFPCNDTSKLLANGEDIDYMDTDNESLLDSLRDTANIPVTKNRGYVEFVNVSDIPRDELNQKLNDAPIARAEVEPESISDDEKYQYNKYDNVIEINPVTMDDIKDRLTSTKSVDNTPREPVIEAVNREMIQSMDEDSLLVIEQTEDTTTSELTTIKASPVCPLPPMQPEMKVEPSKSDTTDINHPDYLEYVKRLQSRIAEFSNVKDSIDVRKSKRKNSKNALPDRSAEMIAEEIKNQESLNTSYNSPATSRKLEELTRERSKQKNLIQDLLMDKIEAHKQKSAEKKAKRAARTASCNSGIQLFPAKCSTPPAVPGAHFPLATPIRTFAEAKKSLDAPASVETKQFSEIKTLPSIEVRNDPFKTPVAPPRLKHEEARRTAEKAKQEARARARLKSDEDLGLSPEDKIKLLRMKVPRRQLSMEDRPRTAEETTPEAKTRHYSFTFHKTGGKLQPSKSTDNMKAFAKKMTLDLVPASSAKSMDELAHAKRVEVKPDNDNVVMRRDKKKPKDPERRKSIIQAVSDFFKKKEASPSPTSHKDKGSVFRLTSKAKDKAKLDKLDRKSDTRPKSACEGMLIEHYMLEASPPVPPPPRNYSLSATHISDDSLSDEDSKTAALTSQMQRNTLVDGSCSSISRRVKNSKKLVRQKRLRMAQEIQRKLEETEVKQRDLESRGVIVEKALNGEGECSGREETDLLREFFDLMRERTELRRYEKELLVRAQEVQLEDRHERLEQELRERLADDDKNKTNDDVKKEGEILTEMLEIVAKRDSLIALLEDERQRWRRPSCPTIIAPYSTATQITNTFTPLSILTSPFFALLGILVAFTVFIHLVDHFVSSFK; translated from the exons ATGGATCATGGTCATCAGGGGGGCAGAAAGCAACTCGCTGTATCGCCGGAAGTTGCTATGGCAAATGAGGTCTTTGATCAATTCTGCAATGCCACAACACTCAAGTCCATACTTGGACACTTTCGACATCTTTGTGATCTACTTAATATGCGCTCCAATACTTTCCCTCagttttatccaaaatttaaaTCGAAATTGAGATCGTGGAAGGCACAGGCATTGTGGAAAAAATTTGATCAACGGGCCAATCACAAGTGTTATAATCGAGGAAAAGCATGCCCGAATACACGA GTGCTAATAATTGGTGGTGGTCCGTGCGGTTTACGTGCAGCCATCGAGGCTCAACTGCTCGGGGCTAAAGTCGTGGTCATCGAGAAGCGTGACAGAATGTCCAGAAACAATGTCCTCCACCTCTGGCCATTTGTCATTCAAGATCTTCGCGGTTTAGGGgcgaaaaaattctttggaaaattctgcGCCGGTTCCATTGATCACATAAGTATTCGTCAGCTTCAGTGCATCCTCTTGAAAGTCGCCCTAATTCTGGGTGTTGAATTTCACGAGGGTGTGAGTTTTGAATCCCTTGTGCCACCCCCAGAGGCACAGGAGGAGGGAAAAATCGGTTGGCGGACAAAAACAACACCATCGGATCATCCAGTATCACAATATGAATTCGACGTGCTAATAGGTGCTGATGGCAAAAGAAATACTCTAGAGGGTTTCAAACGCAAGGAATTTCGTGGTAAATTAGCAATAGCCATAACAgctaattttataaataaacgtACAGAGGCGGAGGCACGAGTGGAGGAGATAAGTGGTGTTGCATTTAtcttcaatcaaaaatttttcaaggaaTTGTACCAAGATACAGGAATTGACCTTGAGAATATAGTGTACTATAAAGATGACACGCATTATTTTGTGATGACAGCTAAAAAGCACAGCCTGATAGACAAGGGCGTTATACTTCAAGATCACGCTGACACAGCTAAATTATTGGCTAAAGAGAATGTAGATCGCGATGCCTTGATGCTTTACGCAAGAGAGGCAGCTGATTTCTCCACTCAGTACCAAATGGTAGACATGGAGTTTGCTGTCAATCATTATGGCCAACCGGACGTTGCGATGTTTGATTTTACATCTATGTATGCTGCTGAGAATGCAAGTAGAGTGATAGAGAGACACGGACACAGACTACTCATGACTCTTGTTGGTGATAGTTTGCTTGAGCCATTTTGGCCAACGGGTTCGGGCTGTGCCAGGGGTTTTCTCAGCTCTCTGGACGCCTGTTGGGCCATTAAAAGCTGGAGTGCCCAGCACTCGCCCCTTGAGGTTCTCGCTGAGCGTGAATCCATCTACAGATTACTGGGACAAACAACCCCAGAGAACTTGAATCGTGATTACGCTGCTTACACTCTCGATCCTCATACCAGGTACCCCAACCTGAATCCCAGATCTGTTTCTACGGTGCAGGTAAGAGGGCTCCTGGAGACTGATGATCCTGAAAGCCTCAAACAGCCACCAGTACAGCCGAGTGTCGAACTGCCGAAAAAACGACGTCGTCGTGATACGCAAATTCATCCTGATACGCTACTCCACTGGCTCCAGAAACAGGTGGTACTTTATGACGCTGTGCAAATAACTGATATGACATCGTCATTCAAAGATGGACTGGCCATATGTGCAATCATTCATCGATATCGACCggatttgattgatttttattcgcTAAAATCCGAGGAAGTTGAGAAGAATAATCAACTGGCTTTTGATGTACTCGAGAAGGAGCTTGGTATTGCACCG ATAATGAACGGTGAAGAAATGGCCCACTGCGATGTACCCGATAAACTACCTATGTTTTCCTACCTCACGCAATTGTACGAGGCCTTCCATGGTGAAATACCTCACATTAAGCATCCGAAATTG GAGCCAGAGGCGGATGAGAGACCGTTGTATGATAAACAATTGGCACAACTCACGAGTGAACAGAAGGTTCACTTGATCGGGCGTTTGGCTAAACACGAGACAGCGGGTAGAGCAAGACACTCGCGATCATCGAGGCACAATAATGAGAATGTCCAGGCCATGGGGGATAAGAAGACTGATGGAAGCCTTGGGAGGAGATCCAGAAAGCGAAggagtaatgaaaaaatgggaGCAAGTGTC GAGGAAAGGCAAAAACGACTCGAGGACATTGCGAACAATCGCATTGAAAGAATGAAGAGAAGacaatttttacgaaaaatgGCGACCCAGCAGTTTTATAAGAGTTTACAGATGCTACAGGCTAATGCTAAACGTGAAAAAGACGATGGCCCATTTGAAGattattcaatatatttatatcGTCAAACAGCCGCTGATTTCAAGGATCGGGTTAAAGAATTAGagcagaaaatactttatccA GATAGGGAGCCAAAAATGGCTCTGCAGTACAAGGGCAACATGGACGAGGATTTCTCGGgaaggataaaaaatatggaggacAAATTACGTGGGGCAACGCCTACGGACAAGAAACCGCGAGATCTTCTACGGGCGATTG gaaaaattgaaaaaaccgaTTGGAACGTGAAGgagattgagaaaaaaattgaagagaataaaatgagTAGAGGAGCTCGGCAGGACCGAGAGCGTGTACCAAAGTGGAGCAGAGAGCAATTTCTAGCGcgtcaaataaaaatggagaagAAAGGAAAGGATCCAAACGAGCCAGAGAGTAAATACACGGAAATCGACAATACCCTGAAGTCTATGGACCGAAAGATCAAAGATGGAAATGTTCTCGGGCACAATAAAGTATCAGCAATGGCTGAACAATTTGCAAATAAGAATCAGGACAATGAACCCAAGGTCCAAAGATCAAATTCAAAAGCAGCAATCGTTCTGCCAACCCAAGGGGGTTCTGAAACATGCCATTTTTGTGATAAGAGGGTATATCTCATGGAAAGACTCACCACTGAGGGGAAATTCTTCCATCGCGGTTGCTTCCGGTGTGAATACTGTTCGACATCGCTTCGTATCGGCAATCACACATTCGATAGGGAGAAAAATGGTGGGCGGTTCTATTGTACTCAACACTTTGGTCTGCCTGGAACAATGAAGACTCGGTTGGATAAGAAAAAAGTGCCACTGCTCAACAAGGAGAACATACCAGACTCATCGGGGAAAATTAAAACAACCCCCGAAAAG AGTCAGACATTAAAGCCGCCATTGGACGGTGTAGCTGGTTTGGATCTACTGGATCGTGGTCAAACACCCGAgagaattgaatttgaaaatctCGCGGAAATGTCGGACGCCGAGGAGGCCCACAGTCAAATGGATGAGGATGAATGGACAGATCGGAATTTCGGTGCGTCAGCAGCAGAAATGGGCTCAAGCGATGATATATCTGACATGAG tgattcagATGATGATAATGAGATCTACGAGGAGGCCATTGATCAGCCACTGACGACCGAGGGCACCATTGAATTGGCTAAAAATTGGACCCTGAGGTATTCAACAAATCCCCATGGATCTGGTGCTAATTCAGACACTGGTAGCAACGAGTATGAGGACTCCAGTGACGATTACACTAGCGAGg ACGAAGAAAGTGGCACGGCAACCGAAGACGAGGATGAGGCGAGGGCCCGCGAGCTGAGAAAACAGGAGGTCTGGGTGAAGGTACCACCGAGGGAGTCCGATGACACTGAGACGGGATCCGAAACAGAG GTCGCCTCGGATGAGTCATCAAGTGAGGAGTGTCAGGAGAATTCGGCGACTGAAATCTCCACAGATTCCGAATTTGAGCATGACGGTACAACGCCAACGCAGCACGAGATACCTGAGATAACAATAAACGACTGTTTCGTGAGAAAAACTCGTGGTCAGTATGTTGAACCAAAGAAAGTGCAAGTGAAGAGCCGAATGATATCGCCAGTCAATGGAAACGTCAAGAACGAGGAGCCTAACAGTcccataaataaaacaaacatGGAAAACCTGAGTAAAACTGTTATTCGGCCAACAACCCTGAGTCCAATGCCTCTGATAAATCCGAGAAAAGGGGACTACTTGTTGAATCGAACTCATTCCACTGAGGGTATTGCCTCCAAGCTCTCCCTGGAGCTCAAGAAGAAGTATTTGCTGGGTGGCTCAGTCCTTGGAGGGAGCGTCATGAAGTCAGGATCGACATCAAACGTCGATacaaaattacgaaacttcACAGACTCAATATCTCAACATCAGAAGCTCTTAAATCCTGCACCAGTTCCTAGTCCCACGATGCAAGCCTTTCTCCAGGGGACAAATAAATTGCACTCGACCTCCAACATTCCCCTCTCCCCCATCTCCACAAAACCAAAGCAATTAATTTCGTCCGTAGAGAAACCAAAAGACCCCGAACTACCGCCGACTCCGCTCCCTGATTTACTCAAGGAGACAAACATCATGAAGTCTAAGACAGATCCCAACATCCTTCGAACTCGAATCCTATCCTACTCCAAAAATCCTGAAGGCAAAATAGATGAAGCTAAAATAGAAGATGAAAAAGATAAGATTCTGGAGAAAATTCTCGACGATCTACAATCACCAGAAGTAAACGAGGAGAACGGAGATTGTCGTCCGAGAAGTCCCCTACATGAAACGTCTATTGTCGTCCCCCAAGTGGATTGGTCCAAAACAGCTAAAGATAAAAATGATGACAGCACTGATGACTCTGAAATGGATTCAGATTCATTATCTTCAAGTGAAACTGACGTTAACGAAGAGGACAAAAAAGAACTTATTCGAGGCAAACTGTCACCTCCGAGGCTGCAAATACACAGCACAGATGGAGACCTCCTCCTGGATGAGGAGATAGAGAGGTACAGAGAGCCCGAGGATGCAATGAACTTTGAGCCGGACTCAATCGAGTGCATCCTAAATGTCCGAGAAGAAGAGAAATCAGAACACAGTGACTCAATCAAGTCAGACCCCTGGGCAAGACCTCGAGAGGATGATAATAAAACTCCCACTGTTGAAATTGAGGCAATTAACAACAATTTAAAACGGTTAGACCTCACAGAGACGAATCAACAGGTCAGCAACTGCAGCAGTCCCAGTTCAGTTGCCTCGAGTATCTCGAAGCACGACGATTCCTTCGAAAATGATCTGACAACAGCGGCCTTAACCGAAACTGAATTTTCAGAGTGGGCTAGGGACGGTGATGGCCTTGTTTCAGCTGATCTGAAGGACACAGAATTCGACATGAGTTTAGCATCGAAAAAGCCgaaatataaattcaattatgaAGGAACTGCGAGGATCGCTAAAGAGGAGGATCTCACTGACATCGAGCAGTGGTCGGAGAATTATTCTAAAAAGATCGAGAGAGCCTTCAACTTTCCCTGCAATGATACGTCGAAGCTCCTCGCTAACGGCGAAGACATCGATTACATGGATACCGATAATGAGTCGTTGTTAGATAGTCTCAGAGATACAGCAAACATTCCAGTGACGAAAAATCGTGGATACGTGGAATTCGTTAACGTCTCAGACATCCCGAGAGACGAACTAAATCAAAAACTGAATGATGCACCGATCGCCAGGGCTGAGGTTGAACCAGAATCAATATCAGATGACGAAAAATACCAGTACAATAAATACGATAACGTTATTGAGATCAATCCAGTGACGATGGATGACATCAAAGACAGACTGACGAGTACGAAATCAGTGGATAACACCCCGAGGGAGCCTGTCATCGAGGCTGTAAATCGAGAAATGATTCAGTCAATGGATGAAGACAGTCTCCTTGTGATTGAGCAAACAGAGGACACCACGACGAGTGAACTGACGACAATAAAAGCTAGTCCAGTCTGTCCCCTACCACCAATGCAACCTGAAATGAAAGTAGAACCGTCCAAGTCTGATACAACAGATATAAATCATCCAGATTATCTGGAATACGTCAAACGTCTGCAGTCACGAATCGCTGAGTTCTCAAATGTGAAAGACTCCATCGACGTCAGAAAATCTAAACGTAAGAACTCCAAGAACGCACTGCCAGATCGTTCAgctgagatgattgccgaggaAATAAAGAATCAAGAGTCATTAAATACAAGTTATAACTCGCCAGCTACCTCCAGAAAACTCGAAGAGTTAACTCGTGAACGATCGAAGCAGAAGAATCTCATTCAGGATCTTCTGATGGATAAAATCGAGGCGCATAAGCAGAAATCAGCTGAGAAGAAGGCGAAAAGAGCAGCGAGAACAGCTTCCTGCAATTCAGGTATTCAACTATTCCCAGCAAAATGCAGTACTCCTCCTGCAGTGCCTGGTGCACATTTTCCACTTGCCACGCCAATTCGCACATTTGCCGAAGCTAAAAAGTCCCTCGATGCACCAGCCTCAGTAGAGACTAAACAATTTAGTGAGATTAAAACACTGCCAAGTATTGAGGTGAGAAATGATCCTTTCAAGACACCAGTAGCACCACCGAGACTGAAGCACGAGGAGGCAAGGAGAACTGCTGAAAAAGCTAAACAGGAGGCGAGGGCGAGGGCGAGATTGAAGAGTGACGAGGATTTGGGTCTCAGTCCTGAGGATAAGATTAAACTTTTGAGAATGAAAGTCCCGAGGAGGCAGTTGTCCATGGAGGATCGTCCAAGGACTGCGGAGGAGACAACGCCAGAAGCCAAAACACGTCACTATAGTTTTACGTTTCATAAAACTGGGGGAAAACTTCAGCCTAGCAAGAGCACGGATAATATGAAGGCTTTTGCGAAGAAAATGACACTCGATTTGGTGCCTGCATCTAGTGCTAAGTCCATGGATGAACTTGCTCATGCTAAGAGGGTGGAGGTCAAGCCTGACAATGATAATGTCGTGATGAGGCGGGATAAGAAGAAGCCCAAGGATCCTGAGAGGAGGAAGAGCATCATTCAGGCTGTCTCggatttcttcaaaaaaaaggaAGCCAGTCCTTCACCCACTAGCCACAAGGACAAGGGTTCTGTGTTCAGGCTGACTTCCAAGGCAAAAGATAAAGCTAAG CTCGATAAACTCGATCGAAAATCCGACACAAGACCGAAAAGTGCCTGCGAAGGAATGCTGATCGAGCATTACATGCTCGAGGCGTCACCTCCTGTACCGCCTCCACCACGCAACTACTCCTTGTCCGCAACTCACATTTCGGACGACAGTTTATCAGACGAGGATTCAAAAACTGCAGCTTTGACGTCTCAGATGCAGAGGAACACCCTGGTAGATGGATCCTGCAGCAGTATTTCCCGTAGAGTAAagaattcaaagaaattaGTAAGACAGAAGAGATTGAGAATGGCACAAGAGATTCAGAGAAAGCTGGAGGAGACTGAGGTGAAGCAGAGAGATCTGGAGAGTCGAGGAGTCATCGTTGAGAAAGCATTGAACGGGGAAGgag AATGTTCCGGTCGAGAGGAGACCGATCTCCTCCGTGAATTCTTCGACCTAATGAGAGAGCGCACAGAATTACGAAGATACGAGAAAGAACTGTTGGTTCGTGCCCAAGAGGTGCAGCTGGAAGATCGTCACGAAAGATTGGAGCAAGAATTACGAGAGAGATTGGCTGATGATG ATAAGAATAAAACTAATGACGACGTGAagaaagagggagaaataTTGACCGAAATGTTGGAAATTGTGGCAAAACGTGACTCCCTTATAGCCCTGCTGGAGGACGAACGACAAAGGTGGCGTAGACCCTCGTGCCCAACAATCATTGCACCTTATAGCACAGCAACACAAATCACTAACACCTTTACACCGTTATCCATTCTTACTTCACCATTTTTCGCTTTGCTCGGTATTTTAGTTGCATTCACTGTGTTCATTCATCTCGTAGATCATTTCGTTTCCTCTTTCAAGTGA